A genome region from Candidatus Neomarinimicrobiota bacterium includes the following:
- a CDS encoding tetratricopeptide repeat protein: MRVFCTLVVLFISLLNTLDAQVIENEMLFKRAKAYQRAGKLEEAAEILERLARNNPDNIPFSNSLKDIYSRLNRYDKILEILNRALERHPANWRIEAEMVDAYLKSGEVEKGMSIVRRLTDTHPENYSLRRTVALVLQSNRFFDETVDIYVDAQNNMENPAPVTRDLANFYAARLNYLKATEEYVKFLSFDSKNYNYVRKQLSRFSGDSATVRLVLSRLEKGLAESPDNANLRQLVADYHYRSGNLRESFEGYVVLEQNSESDGWVLFDFIQTLKREKHYKIGIEAAYRFMTLKPESRLYPQVYFLLAELTELSETARSYPDSDYLLAHPNRFGEGINEAPAIPQSIALYDSIASTYANSSISGRAYFRMGEINLNRLQNLDEAERAFESSLKASRKPEIVEPALMRLADISLERGMLETAKGSYLQLAERARSEELRLHAKFSACRIEYFSGELDSALYHLNELIFEIDFEDKLMNDVLELSILIQIAKSHTTASAMEELKMYAKADLLSYRRKHSEARSAFLSLTDEHPDSPFSDDALFMAGELSAKMGRYRESKETFDRFLEIFPESDLNDKALVAAAEVSEVGLQDRAAAVYYYEKLLIEHPRSLYSERARKKLREIADSNKVN, translated from the coding sequence ATGAGAGTTTTTTGCACTTTAGTCGTTCTGTTTATTTCTCTCCTGAACACCTTAGACGCACAGGTGATAGAAAACGAGATGCTTTTCAAAAGGGCAAAGGCATATCAACGAGCCGGCAAATTAGAAGAAGCGGCGGAAATACTCGAAAGACTGGCTCGCAATAACCCGGATAATATTCCGTTCAGCAACTCGCTGAAAGACATCTACTCCCGTCTTAACAGGTACGATAAGATATTAGAGATTCTGAACAGGGCGCTCGAACGTCATCCGGCAAACTGGCGGATCGAAGCGGAAATGGTGGATGCCTACCTGAAATCAGGAGAGGTCGAAAAGGGTATGTCAATTGTCCGCAGACTGACTGATACTCATCCGGAAAATTATTCACTGCGCCGAACCGTTGCTTTAGTCTTACAGAGCAATCGGTTTTTCGATGAGACTGTGGACATTTACGTAGATGCTCAGAATAACATGGAGAATCCGGCTCCGGTCACTCGTGATCTGGCTAATTTCTATGCCGCCCGCCTTAACTACCTCAAGGCTACGGAAGAATATGTGAAGTTTCTTAGTTTTGATTCAAAAAATTATAACTACGTGCGAAAACAGCTCTCAAGGTTCAGCGGCGACAGCGCCACCGTCCGGTTGGTACTTTCCCGGCTTGAAAAAGGACTTGCCGAATCGCCCGATAACGCAAACCTCAGGCAGCTCGTCGCTGATTATCACTATCGAAGCGGCAATTTAAGAGAATCTTTCGAGGGTTACGTCGTTCTCGAGCAAAATTCCGAATCGGATGGCTGGGTTCTTTTCGACTTTATACAAACCCTGAAACGGGAAAAGCATTATAAAATCGGAATCGAAGCCGCTTATCGCTTCATGACTTTAAAACCCGAAAGTCGTCTTTACCCTCAGGTTTATTTTCTTCTCGCAGAGCTGACTGAATTAAGCGAAACCGCACGATCTTATCCCGATTCCGACTACCTGCTGGCGCACCCGAATCGGTTTGGAGAAGGTATAAACGAGGCGCCGGCCATTCCGCAGTCGATTGCGCTATATGACTCCATAGCATCTACTTACGCCAACAGCTCGATTTCGGGCAGGGCTTACTTCCGAATGGGTGAGATAAATTTGAATCGGTTGCAAAATCTCGATGAGGCGGAGAGAGCTTTCGAAAGTTCTCTCAAAGCTTCCCGCAAACCTGAGATCGTTGAACCTGCGCTGATGAGATTAGCGGACATCTCTCTTGAAAGGGGCATGCTGGAAACTGCTAAGGGATCGTATTTACAGTTAGCCGAAAGAGCTAGGTCCGAAGAGCTCCGCCTGCACGCTAAATTTTCCGCATGCAGGATCGAATACTTCAGCGGTGAGCTCGACAGCGCCTTATATCATCTGAACGAATTGATCTTTGAAATCGATTTTGAGGACAAGCTCATGAATGATGTGCTCGAGCTGAGCATACTGATACAGATCGCAAAAAGCCATACAACCGCATCGGCGATGGAAGAATTGAAAATGTACGCAAAGGCGGATCTCCTCTCATACCGCAGGAAACATTCTGAGGCGCGCTCCGCTTTTTTGTCCTTGACCGACGAACACCCGGACTCCCCCTTCTCGGACGACGCCCTCTTCATGGCGGGAGAACTGTCGGCGAAAATGGGAAGATATCGAGAATCCAAAGAGACTTTCGACCGCTTTTTGGAGATTTTTCCCGAATCTGATCTGAATGACAAAGCTCTCGTGGCGGCGGCTGAGGTCAGTGAGGTCGGACTGCAAGACCGGGCAGCTGCGGTGTATTATTACGAAAAACTCCTTATCGAACACCCGAGAAGCCTGTACTCGGAAAGAGCGAGAAAAAAGCTGCGGGAAATTGCAGATTCAAATAAGGTCAATTAG